The following are encoded in a window of Paenibacillaceae bacterium GAS479 genomic DNA:
- a CDS encoding mannose-1-phosphate guanylyltransferase: MKLVLLSGGSGKRLWPLSNDARSKQFLKILENEKNERVSMVQRVWGQLEKSGLSQNSYIATSSSQIEIMQSQVGADVPLIVEPERRDTFPAIALAASYLYSTEKVDSDEIVCILPVDPYVEDHFFNTINSLGAVLERSKAEIALIGVSPVYPSSKYGYIIPLPDGNSPEVYRRVSHFQEKPSEAQASELIANKALWNCGVFAFKLAHLLHLIESKGFPTDYEALTARYNELPKISFDYEVIEKSSNIVVVPYDGYWKDLGTWNTLTEEMKQNQIGKGIISEDCINTHLINEIDLPISIIGLSDVVVAVSPDGILVTDKSASPRVKDFVDYSQGPMYEERQWGWLRVLDDQSYEDGRTVATKRVGISAGKNPGYRMHLYREEVWTVVKGSGEFIQNGNYMKVGPGNTLHIPMKTLHSIRALSDVEIIVVQSGHSQNENQIIEIFKSWDEIIQNCLNAQLD, encoded by the coding sequence TTGAAACTTGTCCTTTTATCCGGTGGCTCGGGTAAGCGGCTATGGCCACTTTCAAATGATGCGCGATCCAAGCAGTTTTTGAAAATCCTTGAAAATGAAAAGAATGAGCGAGTATCTATGGTTCAACGGGTATGGGGACAACTGGAGAAAAGTGGGCTGAGCCAAAACAGTTACATTGCAACAAGCTCGTCACAGATTGAAATCATGCAGAGTCAAGTTGGTGCTGACGTGCCACTAATTGTTGAACCTGAACGCAGAGATACATTTCCCGCAATTGCACTCGCTGCAAGCTATCTTTACTCAACTGAGAAGGTTGATTCAGACGAAATTGTATGCATTCTCCCAGTTGATCCGTATGTAGAGGATCACTTTTTTAATACGATTAATTCTCTGGGGGCTGTATTGGAGCGGTCTAAGGCGGAAATTGCTTTGATTGGTGTGAGTCCCGTCTATCCTTCTTCAAAATACGGGTACATCATTCCGCTTCCAGATGGGAATTCACCTGAAGTCTATCGCCGAGTCAGTCATTTTCAGGAAAAACCATCAGAAGCGCAGGCATCCGAGCTGATTGCAAATAAGGCCTTATGGAATTGCGGTGTCTTTGCGTTTAAGCTGGCTCATCTTCTACATCTTATTGAAAGCAAAGGTTTTCCTACCGACTATGAGGCTTTGACAGCACGCTATAATGAACTACCCAAAATCAGCTTTGACTATGAAGTTATTGAAAAGAGCAGTAATATCGTGGTTGTTCCTTACGATGGATACTGGAAGGATCTTGGAACTTGGAACACTTTAACCGAAGAAATGAAGCAAAACCAGATTGGAAAAGGAATCATTAGTGAAGATTGCATCAATACCCACTTAATTAATGAAATTGATTTACCTATTTCCATTATTGGTCTTTCCGATGTTGTGGTCGCGGTGAGTCCAGATGGAATTCTAGTAACAGATAAAAGCGCAAGTCCTCGTGTAAAGGACTTCGTTGACTATAGTCAAGGTCCTATGTATGAGGAACGGCAATGGGGCTGGCTCCGAGTTCTGGATGATCAATCATATGAAGATGGACGTACAGTAGCGACGAAAAGGGTCGGGATTTCAGCAGGAAAAAATCCTGGTTACCGTATGCATCTATATCGGGAAGAGGTTTGGACTGTTGTCAAAGGGTCGGGAGAGTTTATACAAAACGGAAACTACATGAAGGTGGGACCTGGAAATACGCTTCATATTCCGATGAAAACTCTTCACAGTATTCGGGCTTTAAGTGATGTGGAAATAATTGTAGTGCAAAGCGGACATTCTCAGAATGAAAATCAGATCATTGAGATATTCAAATCTTGGGATGAGATCATTCAGAATTGCTTAAATGCCCAATTGGATTGA
- a CDS encoding protein CcmA, bactofilin family — MFKENKRWSVADTLIGQGTRAEGTLICEASLRIEGEYRGDIECKADVIIGESGVVRSNISARDITISGKVYGDVVTTGRLTILSAGQLHGSARTASLLVQDGGILSGTCRMEQADKEATSASEQAGGAPSVSHMGSEVQSQSVSAAPNGAQASSVSHAPAASAASALAAHSAAVHGGEAAQPARSAQHSAPSSQAESGHTAGTVQPPLRAGQSAESSASREFRESGSKDRRQAG, encoded by the coding sequence ATGTTCAAGGAAAACAAACGCTGGTCAGTTGCCGATACGCTGATCGGACAAGGAACGCGCGCCGAAGGCACGCTGATCTGCGAAGCGAGCCTTCGCATCGAAGGTGAATACCGAGGCGATATCGAGTGCAAGGCAGATGTCATCATTGGTGAAAGCGGCGTAGTTCGCTCCAACATTTCCGCGCGTGACATCACTATCTCCGGCAAAGTGTACGGGGATGTTGTGACGACCGGACGTCTCACGATTTTGAGTGCTGGTCAACTTCACGGCAGCGCTAGAACGGCGTCTCTGCTCGTTCAAGATGGCGGAATACTTAGCGGTACCTGTCGGATGGAGCAGGCTGACAAGGAAGCTACATCCGCTTCGGAGCAAGCGGGAGGCGCTCCGTCTGTGTCGCATATGGGCAGCGAGGTACAATCACAATCGGTAAGCGCTGCTCCTAATGGCGCGCAGGCTAGCAGTGTTTCGCACGCTCCGGCCGCATCTGCCGCTTCGGCACTGGCAGCGCACTCCGCAGCTGTTCATGGGGGCGAGGCGGCTCAGCCCGCTCGCTCTGCTCAACATTCCGCACCATCCTCTCAGGCAGAATCCGGCCACACTGCCGGGACTGTGCAGCCCCCACTGCGGGCAGGTCAGTCAGCTGAATCCTCTGCGTCTCGCGAATTTCGCGAGAGCGGCTCAAAGGATCGTCGGCAGGCGGGATGA
- a CDS encoding bifunctional non-homologous end joining protein LigD, which translates to MASKQERGSLTIGGETLIITNPSKPLWPEVGITKLMYLEKLIGLSPYLIHHCRDRHLTTIRYPHGVHDKSFYQKNCPEPHPPFVRTRSDGSIDYVVLDSLPTLIWLGNLACLEFHASFELAADPQHPTEWVIDLDPSLEEEPRIMEAAAHVGEQLAGLGIQSIPKTSGATGVQIIVPLEDQLSFDELRSIGQFIGEYMTQKLPHLFTVERLKKNRGDLIYFDYLQHYQGKTIAAPYTPRAKPAATVSTPLTWDEIRAGAQPRDFHLLNIAERLQKHGDLLLKAPKQRLRPILEFLRRK; encoded by the coding sequence TTGGCGAGCAAGCAGGAAAGGGGCAGCCTAACCATCGGGGGCGAGACGCTGATCATTACGAACCCCTCCAAGCCGTTATGGCCTGAGGTGGGCATTACTAAGCTAATGTACCTGGAGAAGCTGATTGGGCTCTCCCCATACTTGATTCATCATTGCCGTGACCGGCATCTGACTACTATTCGGTACCCGCATGGTGTTCACGATAAATCTTTTTATCAAAAAAATTGCCCTGAACCCCATCCGCCCTTCGTCCGCACTCGCAGCGATGGGAGCATCGACTACGTTGTGCTGGACTCGCTTCCAACACTAATCTGGCTTGGCAATTTGGCTTGCCTGGAGTTCCATGCGTCCTTTGAGCTAGCTGCTGATCCGCAGCATCCGACCGAATGGGTCATCGACCTCGACCCATCGCTTGAGGAGGAGCCCCGCATTATGGAGGCAGCCGCCCATGTCGGAGAGCAGCTCGCCGGGCTCGGCATTCAATCCATCCCCAAAACAAGCGGCGCCACCGGCGTGCAGATCATCGTGCCGCTGGAGGATCAGCTTAGCTTCGACGAGTTGCGCTCTATTGGGCAATTCATCGGGGAATACATGACGCAAAAGCTGCCTCATTTATTTACCGTGGAGCGGCTTAAGAAGAACCGGGGCGATTTGATTTACTTCGACTACCTCCAGCATTACCAGGGCAAAACAATCGCCGCTCCCTATACGCCCCGCGCAAAGCCTGCTGCAACTGTATCCACGCCCCTTACCTGGGACGAGATTCGTGCGGGCGCTCAGCCTCGAGATTTCCATCTGCTTAACATTGCGGAGCGGCTACAGAAGCATGGAGATCTATTGTTGAAAGCGCCCAAGCAGCGGCTGCGGCCGATTCTAGAATTTCTTCGACGCAAATAG
- a CDS encoding cardiolipin synthase, translating to MFWLLIALLIFLFQIMTILILEYRKPGKTVAWLLILFVLPVIGFVMYYFLAREFQTRRTVRRRGMIAREVQLKALRQSSLVHRPGDMEGSEFVHEERLFNLLSSFSMLPITGCNETEVLTNGEATYASILAALEEAKHHIHLDYYTIRHDEIGCRFKEVLIRKAKEGVEIRLIYDGIGSLELKNGYVEELKQAGVEAHCFLTPRIAFFDKRVNYRNHRKIVVVDGTVGFVGGINIGDEYLGKNPKLGFWRDTHIRLKGDSVYFLQLVFMRDWWFTASKRLDKREYLPEHGCLGAEQVQIVASGPDSSSESILEGVFSAISAAKKKVYIATPYFIPDPSVLMSLRTAALSGVDVRIILPYNSDSRLVLYSSLSYVQDLLEAGVRIYRYRKGFIHAKVMIVDRLMASVGTANMDMRSFFSNFEINAHLFSAKAIQRLEEDYMADLDECFELSLHEFEKRPLRQKAGEVIAHMLSPLL from the coding sequence ATGTTCTGGCTGCTTATCGCACTCTTGATTTTCCTGTTCCAAATTATGACGATTCTCATTTTGGAGTACCGTAAGCCAGGGAAAACCGTTGCCTGGCTGCTTATTCTGTTTGTGCTGCCGGTCATCGGCTTCGTTATGTATTACTTTCTCGCTCGGGAGTTTCAGACTCGCAGGACGGTGCGTCGGCGCGGGATGATCGCCCGCGAGGTACAGCTTAAGGCGCTGCGCCAAAGCTCGCTTGTTCACCGGCCCGGCGATATGGAAGGCTCGGAATTCGTGCATGAAGAGCGGCTGTTCAATCTGCTGAGCAGCTTCTCGATGCTGCCGATTACAGGCTGTAATGAGACCGAGGTGCTGACAAATGGAGAAGCAACTTACGCGTCGATTTTGGCTGCGCTGGAAGAAGCGAAACATCATATCCACCTTGACTACTACACAATTCGCCACGATGAGATCGGTTGCCGCTTCAAGGAAGTTCTGATCCGCAAAGCAAAAGAAGGAGTGGAGATCAGGCTCATTTATGACGGCATCGGAAGCCTCGAGCTCAAGAACGGATACGTTGAGGAGTTGAAGCAGGCAGGTGTGGAGGCGCATTGTTTCTTGACTCCGCGCATTGCCTTTTTCGATAAACGAGTGAATTACCGCAATCACCGGAAAATTGTTGTTGTGGACGGAACGGTCGGCTTCGTCGGCGGCATCAACATCGGGGACGAGTATTTAGGTAAAAATCCGAAGCTTGGCTTTTGGCGTGATACACACATCAGGCTGAAGGGGGATTCGGTGTATTTTCTCCAGTTGGTGTTCATGCGGGATTGGTGGTTTACAGCTAGCAAAAGGCTGGATAAACGGGAGTATTTGCCCGAACACGGATGCCTTGGTGCGGAGCAGGTTCAGATTGTAGCAAGTGGACCGGATTCAAGCTCAGAATCGATCCTTGAAGGTGTCTTTTCGGCAATCAGCGCGGCTAAAAAGAAAGTATATATCGCTACGCCGTATTTCATTCCCGACCCGAGTGTGTTGATGAGCCTGAGGACGGCGGCGCTGAGCGGGGTTGATGTCAGAATTATTTTGCCCTATAACTCGGATTCCAGGCTTGTGCTCTACTCCTCGCTATCCTATGTTCAAGACCTATTGGAGGCGGGAGTGCGAATTTACCGCTATCGAAAAGGCTTCATTCATGCGAAAGTCATGATTGTGGATCGCCTGATGGCATCGGTGGGAACGGCCAACATGGATATGCGCAGCTTTTTCAGCAACTTCGAGATCAATGCGCATCTGTTTAGCGCCAAGGCGATCCAGCGGCTGGAAGAGGACTATATGGCTGATCTGGATGAGTGTTTTGAGCTGAGCTTGCATGAATTTGAGAAACGTCCTCTCCGGCAAAAGGCAGGGGAAGTCATCGCACATATGCTGTCTCCGTTGCTTTGA
- a CDS encoding UDPglucose 6-dehydrogenase, whose amino-acid sequence MKLAVIGTGYVGLVSGVCFAELGNEVICVDKMEPKIQLLQHGEVPIYEPGLKELIASNTDAGRLSFTTDLSSAVRESDIVILAVGTPSLPNGEANLSFIKQAAKQIGESLNGYKVIVTKSTVPVGTNEKVGAIVSANTTHPFDIASVPEFLREGSAIHDTLNPDRIVIGAESQEASDRLSALHRPLTDQILLTDIRSAEMIKYASNAFLATKISFINEIANICEKVGADVTQVAEGMGYDKRIGASFLKAGIGYGGSCFPKDTEALIQIAGHVDYEFKLLKSVVEVNKDQRFNVIRKLETTLGDLLGKTVAVWGLAFKPETDDVRDAPAFEIIGTLLERGAKVRAYDPIAQSNFSRQLQHGNVLYCTSAEEAAAGADALCLLTEWKEFREFPLARLETLLRRPVLIDGRNQFSEEELAGTSFVYYSVGRPDLNKGVKVESPVLLY is encoded by the coding sequence ATGAAACTTGCTGTAATCGGAACCGGCTATGTCGGTCTGGTGTCTGGGGTATGTTTTGCGGAGCTCGGTAACGAGGTCATCTGCGTGGATAAAATGGAGCCCAAAATTCAGCTGCTGCAACACGGCGAGGTTCCGATTTACGAACCCGGCCTCAAGGAACTGATCGCATCCAATACAGATGCAGGTCGGCTGAGCTTTACGACGGATTTGTCGAGCGCGGTCCGCGAGTCGGATATTGTGATCCTTGCGGTCGGCACGCCTTCGCTTCCGAACGGCGAAGCCAATCTGTCCTTTATCAAACAGGCGGCGAAGCAGATCGGCGAGTCGCTTAACGGTTACAAGGTGATCGTCACCAAAAGTACCGTTCCGGTCGGTACGAATGAAAAGGTCGGCGCCATTGTGTCCGCAAACACGACCCACCCCTTTGACATCGCTTCGGTGCCGGAGTTTCTGCGGGAAGGCTCGGCGATTCACGACACATTGAATCCGGATCGCATCGTCATCGGCGCGGAGAGCCAAGAGGCCAGTGACCGGTTGTCGGCTCTGCACCGTCCGCTGACGGATCAGATTCTGCTCACGGACATCCGCAGCGCCGAGATGATCAAATACGCCTCCAACGCTTTTCTAGCGACAAAGATTTCGTTCATTAACGAGATCGCCAACATTTGCGAGAAGGTTGGGGCGGATGTCACGCAGGTGGCGGAAGGCATGGGCTACGACAAACGAATCGGAGCGTCTTTTCTTAAGGCGGGCATCGGGTATGGCGGCTCCTGTTTCCCTAAGGATACGGAAGCGCTCATCCAGATCGCCGGACACGTAGACTACGAGTTCAAGCTGCTGAAATCGGTTGTAGAGGTCAACAAGGATCAGCGCTTCAACGTCATTCGCAAACTGGAGACGACGCTGGGCGATCTTTTGGGCAAAACGGTGGCGGTATGGGGGCTTGCTTTTAAGCCGGAAACCGACGATGTGCGGGACGCCCCGGCATTCGAGATCATCGGTACGCTGCTGGAGCGCGGTGCCAAGGTGCGAGCCTACGACCCTATCGCTCAGAGTAACTTCAGCCGCCAACTACAGCATGGAAATGTGCTTTACTGCACGAGCGCGGAGGAAGCGGCGGCGGGAGCCGATGCGTTATGCCTGCTGACGGAGTGGAAGGAATTCCGCGAATTTCCGCTTGCACGGCTGGAAACGCTGCTGCGCCGTCCTGTGCTAATCGACGGACGCAACCAGTTTTCGGAGGAGGAGCTTGCCGGAACCTCCTTTGTTTATTATTCCGTGGGCCGTCCGGACCTAAACAAGGGTGTGAAGGTGGAAAGCCCTGTGCTGCTGTATTAG
- a CDS encoding Glycosyltransferase involved in cell wall bisynthesis, protein MKILLVHNYYQFKGGEDKVVQQEMSLLQEQGHDVYLYSVHNDQIKEQGKLKKVRTALESTWSLTEYRTIKKLLMDMKPDLVHVHNFFPLISPSIFYACNKVGIPVVQTLHNYRLLCPTATFLKDNKVCEECLTESLLRSVKHGCYRNSQLQSLAVASMIKVNQIIGTWNYKVDKYIVLTEFAKKKFQQGGLPVRSLAVKPNFLKKNREFNYEMIKSDRPIPEDYILFVGRFSVEKGVANLIAAWNMLDRNHKLKLLLIGEGPEEDNIKKIADPQSVLFLGTKSTKDVLSYMKHAKYLSVPSTCYEGCPLTIIEALSVGTPVICSQIGALAEIIEPGVTGFHHCYNDPTELKKVLEEAIKYPFYMKLRENAQNQFTAHYTEDVNYDQLIKIYHDVLKENEYEKLLKV, encoded by the coding sequence ATGAAAATACTACTTGTTCATAACTATTATCAATTCAAAGGCGGAGAAGATAAAGTTGTACAACAGGAGATGAGCTTGCTTCAGGAGCAGGGACATGATGTGTACTTATATTCCGTTCACAATGATCAAATCAAAGAGCAAGGAAAACTGAAGAAAGTAAGGACGGCTTTAGAATCAACTTGGTCCCTAACGGAATACCGTACAATAAAAAAACTGCTTATGGACATGAAACCAGATTTGGTTCATGTCCATAATTTTTTCCCCCTTATATCTCCGTCCATTTTTTATGCCTGTAATAAAGTTGGGATTCCAGTGGTACAAACATTGCATAATTACCGATTATTATGCCCGACAGCTACTTTCTTAAAAGACAATAAAGTTTGTGAGGAATGTTTGACAGAATCCCTACTTCGTTCCGTCAAGCATGGATGTTATCGGAACTCCCAACTTCAGAGCTTAGCGGTTGCATCTATGATTAAAGTGAACCAGATTATTGGAACCTGGAATTACAAGGTAGATAAATACATTGTTCTAACCGAATTTGCAAAAAAAAAATTTCAACAAGGTGGTTTACCTGTTAGATCACTTGCAGTCAAACCGAATTTTTTAAAGAAAAACCGTGAATTCAACTATGAGATGATAAAAAGTGATCGACCAATCCCAGAGGATTACATTCTATTCGTCGGAAGATTTTCTGTTGAAAAAGGAGTAGCTAACTTAATTGCTGCATGGAACATGCTCGACCGTAATCATAAGCTAAAGTTACTCCTGATTGGTGAAGGGCCCGAAGAAGATAACATAAAAAAAATTGCTGACCCTCAAAGTGTCCTTTTTTTGGGAACAAAAAGTACAAAAGATGTATTGAGCTACATGAAGCATGCCAAGTATTTAAGCGTTCCTTCAACTTGCTATGAGGGTTGCCCCCTGACAATTATTGAGGCCCTTTCAGTCGGAACCCCTGTTATATGCAGCCAGATCGGAGCACTCGCTGAAATTATTGAGCCCGGTGTGACGGGATTTCATCATTGTTACAATGATCCAACTGAGCTAAAAAAAGTTTTGGAAGAAGCCATTAAGTATCCTTTTTATATGAAATTGAGAGAAAATGCTCAAAACCAGTTCACTGCTCATTATACGGAAGATGTGAACTACGACCAATTAATCAAGATCTATCATGATGTTCTTAAGGAGAATGAGTATGAGAAATTACTCAAGGTATAA
- a CDS encoding ATP dependent DNA ligase domain-containing protein has product MGIKTLFMPEGMVAPMAPISAAKLPSGEEWGYQIKWDGVRLLAQIGVDKSVQLISRQGLLKNTIYPELVSLLQGCASLLGPCVLDGELISWTGERPSFQRVLQRERTRGYGGSSSMTELSHPDPGIAPWRSSGVAESLRSTSAATTVSQESTGADASLRSTGADASLRSAGDGASLRSTGVAASLRSTGVAASLRSAGAGASLRSLGADATQRSRALASASDDTSRLPDRSADANPLPQAVDGIFPSPPGLVFVLFDLLEVGGRDLRQLPYRERHETLLQLAPLLPSGLLITELYSDGEALWRWVSNAGWEGVVSKRLTAPYREAKKHRDWLKTKTALLIDVNIVGLKVREGQAVSLIMSLDGQYFGSVSLGLTGEMRALLTSQLVPGNAFADRRSQYGNLPFPTLHPDLKGEKIVWLEQPIPCTVTGLEITEAGQLRHPKLASFGRRG; this is encoded by the coding sequence ATGGGCATCAAAACCTTATTTATGCCCGAAGGAATGGTCGCACCGATGGCTCCAATCAGCGCCGCCAAGCTGCCATCCGGAGAAGAATGGGGTTACCAGATCAAATGGGACGGTGTGCGGCTGCTGGCGCAAATCGGAGTGGACAAGAGCGTACAGTTGATCTCGCGGCAAGGCCTGCTCAAAAATACCATCTATCCCGAGTTGGTCTCATTGCTTCAAGGCTGCGCCTCATTACTTGGTCCATGTGTGCTCGACGGCGAATTAATCAGTTGGACCGGCGAGCGGCCCAGCTTTCAGCGTGTGCTGCAGCGCGAGAGGACGCGGGGATATGGGGGTAGCTCCTCCATGACGGAGCTAAGCCATCCGGACCCCGGCATCGCGCCTTGGCGGAGTTCTGGAGTTGCTGAGAGCTTGCGCAGCACTAGTGCGGCAACAACTGTGAGCCAGGAGAGCACTGGCGCTGACGCAAGCCTGCGGAGCACTGGCGCTGACGCAAGCCTGCGGAGCGCTGGCGATGGCGCAAGCCTGCGGAGTACTGGCGTTGCAGCAAGCCTGCGGAGCACTGGCGTTGCAGCAAGCCTGCGGAGCGCTGGCGCTGGCGCAAGCCTGCGGAGCCTTGGCGCTGACGCGACCCAGAGGAGTCGCGCTTTAGCATCAGCTTCTGACGACACCTCTAGACTACCTGATCGCTCAGCAGACGCCAACCCTCTGCCTCAAGCAGTGGATGGCATTTTCCCATCACCGCCAGGGCTTGTCTTTGTGCTGTTTGATCTGTTAGAAGTCGGGGGGCGCGACCTGCGACAGCTCCCTTATCGGGAGCGGCATGAAACATTGTTACAGCTCGCACCACTGCTCCCGAGCGGTCTGCTCATTACCGAGCTGTACTCCGATGGTGAAGCTCTCTGGCGCTGGGTTAGCAATGCTGGCTGGGAAGGTGTTGTCAGCAAACGACTAACAGCACCCTATCGAGAAGCCAAGAAGCATCGCGATTGGCTCAAAACAAAAACCGCTTTGCTGATTGACGTCAACATCGTCGGACTGAAGGTTCGCGAGGGACAGGCAGTAAGTCTGATTATGAGCTTGGATGGCCAATATTTCGGCAGTGTCTCCCTTGGATTGACGGGTGAAATGAGGGCGCTTCTCACTTCCCAGCTCGTTCCTGGGAATGCTTTTGCAGATAGGCGCAGCCAGTATGGCAACCTGCCCTTTCCTACCCTCCATCCCGACCTGAAAGGGGAGAAGATCGTTTGGCTGGAGCAGCCCATTCCGTGTACGGTTACAGGACTGGAGATTACTGAGGCCGGGCAGCTGCGACATCCCAAATTGGCCTCTTTTGGCCGTAGGGGCTAG
- a CDS encoding Copper amine oxidase N-terminal domain-containing protein, with protein MKKNLIIFCVIFAVSFALTPISKEAEAASNRTKSLSYETVFDGKKLDLPFKQYIFSYNNVSYVPIRFVSYGLLQSVQWDEKQKSILVTKPTSKELTLLREFFINAIGPSGEPSSVSNVALEVTPVQTSFSFYGTQKKLPKGQSAYRVNGVIYVPIRFMSENMGMKVAWDNKSHKITITSPVNEEDKKPDVPDSSTNPKPDGSDSSTGAGTGTNPGGINGGGTGVPPMPVTPTYDEVRFNAESQLQTLYMDAKNTFLRLGQKYANTNDKDLKRRLKQEGDSSLVSFTSQFDAVLKRTKAELLKYNYSIAVLSDYQAKFDEELEAGKELMKDMMN; from the coding sequence GTGAAAAAAAACCTTATTATTTTTTGTGTAATTTTTGCGGTTTCATTTGCGTTGACACCAATATCTAAAGAAGCAGAGGCAGCGTCAAACCGCACAAAATCCCTATCTTACGAAACGGTTTTCGACGGGAAAAAGCTTGATTTACCATTTAAGCAGTACATTTTTTCCTATAATAACGTTTCTTACGTACCAATTCGGTTTGTTTCGTACGGCTTGCTGCAGTCGGTGCAATGGGATGAGAAACAAAAATCGATTCTTGTTACTAAACCGACTAGCAAAGAGCTAACATTGCTCAGAGAATTTTTTATTAATGCGATCGGGCCGTCCGGTGAACCTTCCTCGGTTAGCAATGTTGCATTGGAGGTTACGCCGGTACAAACATCGTTTTCCTTCTATGGAACTCAAAAGAAGCTGCCGAAGGGACAAAGCGCATATCGTGTGAACGGAGTCATCTATGTGCCTATTCGCTTCATGAGTGAAAACATGGGGATGAAAGTTGCATGGGACAATAAAAGCCACAAGATCACGATTACATCTCCGGTTAATGAAGAAGATAAAAAGCCGGATGTTCCAGACTCCTCGACAAATCCTAAACCAGATGGTTCTGATTCTTCAACCGGCGCTGGCACTGGCACTAATCCAGGAGGCATTAACGGAGGAGGTACAGGAGTCCCTCCGATGCCTGTAACCCCGACCTACGATGAGGTTCGATTCAATGCGGAGTCGCAGCTACAGACACTTTACATGGATGCTAAAAATACTTTCCTGCGGCTTGGACAGAAATATGCGAATACAAATGATAAGGATCTGAAGAGAAGGTTGAAGCAAGAGGGGGATTCTTCCCTAGTTAGCTTCACTTCCCAGTTTGATGCCGTTTTGAAAAGAACAAAAGCAGAGCTATTAAAATATAATTACAGTATAGCAGTTCTAAGTGACTATCAGGCCAAATTCGATGAAGAATTGGAAGCTGGAAAAGAGCTTATGAAAGATATGATGAATTAA
- a CDS encoding N-acetylglucosaminyldiphosphoundecaprenol N-acetyl-beta-D-mannosaminyltransferase produces MRNYSRYKFGKIIDTHITALSFDETVAELEQWVEKKEKQYVCICNTHSLVTASNDGYFQEVLNHAGICTPDGMPLVWGLRAYGYSQQNRVDGPNLMLRMCQLSEQKKYGIFLYGGSEQTLNELKEQLHRLYPSVNIVGAYSPPFRTLTQEEDERVVEMLNQSQADFIFVGLGCPKQEIWMYEHRNRINSVMIGVGAAFDFVAGKIKRPPLFVQKSGFEWLFRLISEPRRLWKRYAYNNPLYIYRFFKSYRRNKKYTNVSNGFAVGGMPVPAMDSRQEGFN; encoded by the coding sequence ATGAGAAATTACTCAAGGTATAAGTTTGGCAAAATTATCGATACCCATATAACAGCGTTAAGCTTTGATGAAACGGTTGCGGAACTTGAACAATGGGTAGAAAAAAAAGAAAAACAGTATGTATGTATATGCAATACGCATTCTCTTGTAACAGCTAGTAATGATGGTTATTTTCAAGAAGTTTTGAATCATGCAGGTATATGTACACCAGATGGAATGCCGCTTGTATGGGGTCTACGCGCATATGGATATTCGCAGCAAAACCGGGTCGATGGTCCCAATTTAATGCTTCGAATGTGTCAATTATCGGAGCAAAAAAAGTATGGAATCTTCTTATATGGAGGTTCAGAACAAACTTTGAATGAATTGAAGGAGCAATTGCATCGGCTCTATCCTTCTGTAAATATCGTTGGAGCATATTCTCCCCCATTTCGGACCTTGACGCAAGAAGAGGACGAGAGAGTAGTTGAAATGCTTAATCAATCGCAAGCTGATTTTATTTTTGTTGGACTTGGTTGTCCAAAACAAGAAATCTGGATGTATGAGCATCGTAATCGAATAAATAGCGTGATGATCGGCGTCGGGGCGGCATTTGATTTTGTGGCAGGCAAAATCAAAAGGCCGCCTCTTTTTGTTCAAAAATCTGGATTTGAATGGCTGTTTCGTCTCATCAGTGAGCCGAGAAGATTATGGAAGAGATATGCCTACAACAATCCACTTTATATTTATCGTTTTTTTAAAAGCTATCGAAGGAACAAAAAATACACCAATGTCAGCAATGGATTCGCGGTAGGAGGAATGCCTGTGCCAGCAATGGATTCGAGGCAGGAGGGGTTTAATTGA